The following proteins are encoded in a genomic region of Corallococcus silvisoli:
- a CDS encoding response regulator, whose translation MSKPKITIVDDDRDTRELLAEALGAEGFEVTSAANGLRLVASLELHRPHAILLDVNMSWINGFELCQAVKQNKQFRDIPIIFISGRGDPEDKRRGMEVGAADYFVKPLELDTLVHRIRELIPADVAKEP comes from the coding sequence ATGTCGAAACCGAAGATCACCATTGTCGATGACGACCGGGACACGCGCGAGCTGCTCGCCGAGGCCCTAGGGGCCGAGGGGTTCGAGGTGACGTCCGCGGCCAACGGCCTGCGCCTCGTCGCGTCGCTGGAGCTGCACCGGCCGCACGCCATCCTGCTGGACGTGAACATGTCCTGGATCAACGGCTTCGAGCTGTGCCAGGCCGTGAAGCAGAACAAGCAGTTCCGGGACATCCCCATCATCTTCATCAGCGGGCGGGGAGACCCGGAGGACAAGCGGCGCGGCATGGAGGTCGGCGCGGCCGACTACTTCGTGAAGCCGCTGGAGCTGGACACGCTGGTCCACCGCATCCGCGAACTCATCCCCGCCGACGTGGCGAAGGAGCCCTGA
- the xseA gene encoding exodeoxyribonuclease VII large subunit, which translates to MKKRKGLEPPPADEPGQGDLFGTSLLPPLRPASPAKASASGRKTPEAPPPAPKADLAPAPPSAPLPPPRPERTVLTVGELTRQIKQTVESRFPRVLVRGEVSSFRGANARGHWYFTLKDVDASIDAKVWASMAARIRFALRDGMEVLAEGSVDLYEPQGRYSLIISRLEPVGEGALALAFEQLKQRLAAEGLIGDRRVRPPRPVPFLPRRIGVVTSRTGAALQDFLRVLHSRNPRLGVLLADARVQGEGSAEDVARAIERLARTDVDVIVVTRGGGSVEDLWTFNEERVARAIFASPVPVVSAIGHEIDFTIADFVADLRAPTPSAAAERLAPVLADLELTLATQSGRLRRAMERRVLELRERQGQLRARLADPRRAVNQQRLHLSEQVEAMMRVLRPRTREHRETLRALQERLQRARPQTRLSEQRAHLLKLARRLSEAARAGVTRRRGALADARLGLQRASPTARVASERARVALARSRLLELQRGALASAQTHFGRLGGRLDALSPLKVMSRGYAVTFRQKDGGVVRSVADVAVGDVLGIKLAAHGAQTLGGCEEIEATVTGLKGPVDC; encoded by the coding sequence ATGAAGAAGCGCAAGGGGCTGGAGCCGCCCCCGGCCGACGAGCCGGGGCAGGGCGACCTCTTCGGCACGTCGCTCCTGCCGCCCCTGCGCCCCGCCTCTCCGGCGAAGGCCTCCGCCTCTGGCAGGAAGACGCCCGAGGCCCCTCCGCCCGCGCCGAAGGCGGACCTCGCTCCGGCTCCGCCCTCCGCTCCGCTCCCGCCGCCGCGCCCCGAGCGCACGGTGCTGACGGTGGGAGAGCTCACCCGGCAGATCAAACAGACGGTGGAGTCGCGCTTCCCGCGCGTGCTGGTGCGCGGCGAGGTGTCCAGCTTCCGGGGCGCCAACGCGCGCGGCCACTGGTACTTCACGCTCAAGGACGTGGACGCCTCCATCGACGCGAAGGTGTGGGCGTCCATGGCGGCGCGGATCCGCTTCGCGCTGCGCGACGGCATGGAGGTGCTGGCCGAGGGCAGCGTGGACCTGTACGAGCCGCAGGGCCGCTACAGCCTCATCATCTCCCGGCTGGAGCCGGTGGGTGAGGGCGCGCTGGCGCTCGCGTTCGAACAGCTCAAGCAGCGGCTGGCGGCCGAGGGCCTCATCGGCGACAGGCGCGTGCGGCCTCCGCGTCCGGTGCCGTTCCTGCCCCGGCGCATCGGCGTCGTCACCAGCCGCACCGGCGCGGCGCTCCAGGACTTCCTGCGCGTGCTGCACTCGCGCAACCCCCGGCTGGGCGTGCTGCTCGCGGACGCGCGCGTGCAGGGCGAGGGCTCCGCGGAGGACGTGGCGCGGGCCATCGAGCGGCTCGCGCGCACCGACGTGGACGTCATCGTGGTGACGCGCGGCGGAGGCTCCGTGGAGGACCTCTGGACGTTCAACGAGGAGCGGGTGGCGCGCGCCATCTTCGCCTCGCCCGTGCCGGTGGTGTCCGCCATCGGCCATGAGATTGACTTCACCATCGCGGACTTCGTCGCGGACCTGCGCGCGCCCACGCCCAGCGCGGCGGCGGAGCGGCTGGCGCCGGTGCTGGCGGACCTGGAGCTGACCCTGGCCACGCAGTCCGGGCGCCTGCGCCGCGCCATGGAGCGGCGGGTGCTGGAGCTGCGCGAACGCCAGGGACAGCTGCGCGCGAGGCTCGCGGATCCGCGCCGCGCGGTGAACCAGCAGCGGCTGCACCTGTCGGAACAGGTGGAGGCCATGATGCGCGTGCTGCGCCCCCGGACGCGCGAGCACCGGGAGACGCTGCGGGCCCTCCAGGAGCGGCTGCAGCGCGCGCGGCCCCAGACGCGGCTGTCCGAGCAGCGCGCGCACCTGCTCAAGCTGGCCAGGCGCCTGTCGGAGGCGGCGCGCGCGGGGGTGACCCGGCGGCGGGGCGCGCTGGCGGACGCGCGGCTGGGCCTTCAGCGGGCCTCGCCCACGGCGCGGGTGGCGTCCGAGCGGGCGAGGGTGGCGCTGGCCCGCTCGCGGCTCCTGGAGCTCCAGCGAGGGGCGCTCGCGTCCGCGCAGACGCATTTCGGACGTTTGGGGGGACGGCTGGACGCCCTCAGCCCATTGAAGGTGATGTCGCGCGGCTACGCGGTGACGTTCCGACAGAAGGACGGAGGGGTGGTGCGCTCCGTGGCGGACGTCGCGGTGGGGGACGTGCTGGGCATCAAGCTGGCGGCCCACGGCGCCCAGACGCTGGGCGGGTGTGAAGAAATCGAAGCCACGGTCACTGGCTTGAAAGGGCCGGTGGACTGCTAG
- a CDS encoding ATP-binding protein has translation MSSEQRGRVLVLAAKAAGDALVERLTASGYQCASTERETGLAEMVDQLQPEVVLLSVTAKRAAELLETVRKVDKLNRLPVLVDQGRARSAEAFKRLAVDDFVRGADELVPRLESALRAWRLKEREERIRLRMGMLLEITQAATSSLELEEILRIAVEKVGQVTGTDRCSVVLVEGSHARTAAVVATQEDPSLVQLDIEVARYPELRRALETRQPVLIEEAQRDPLMAEVRTSLLPQGVKSILVQPLICQDDLLGALFLRVSKGEASIGRDEQEFAEAVAGVLANSIRNARLHTAVKKKREDLELAYVERYRELNDANRRLKELNRLKDEIIAVCSHDLRAPLQVLLGHGRLLLEGPLEVQQKQSAEAMIRQGRKILTLVESLLEKGKGEAARLSIEPRVLDVAQLCRDAVAELEILAAEKAVALRSECPDSLMLIGDEVKLHEVLQNLISNAIQHASEPGEVVVRTQRLSRPDGDAVRVMVSDNGVGIPPDELHLVFDRYRHGPKGTGLGLAICKEFVELHGGEIWAESPADGGCTFVFTLPLAQEAARNPRPQPVPGAAPEQPRVLVVEDEPEIAAVLSEVLRSKYRVEVARDGAEGLAKARASRPDLVVMDVFLPKLDGLDAAMALKSSSDTAHIPVILLSAHQGVADKVRALNLGAVDYMAKPFNAVELLNRTERALKLRQGEKDQQDKSSALQRRTGSDPATGLHDRRGLLLRLEQEVARSRRYHRALTLAVLRPDRELDVMPPNMGDVMRKRVRHPDAIAHLGQGVFAVVLPECNADAARTVINRLMPDVEKVTSIEYRAAMADVSQDSDPVEKLLEKLGAPPPEVH, from the coding sequence TTGTCGTCTGAACAGCGGGGACGGGTGCTGGTGCTGGCGGCGAAGGCCGCGGGTGACGCGCTCGTGGAGCGCCTCACCGCGAGCGGCTATCAGTGCGCCTCCACCGAGCGGGAGACGGGTCTGGCGGAGATGGTGGATCAGCTCCAGCCGGAGGTGGTGCTCCTGTCGGTGACGGCCAAGCGCGCGGCCGAGCTGCTGGAGACGGTGCGCAAGGTGGACAAGCTGAACCGGCTGCCGGTGCTGGTGGACCAGGGCCGCGCGCGTTCGGCGGAGGCGTTCAAGCGGCTGGCGGTGGACGACTTCGTGCGCGGCGCGGATGAGCTGGTGCCCCGGTTGGAGTCCGCGCTGCGCGCCTGGCGGCTCAAGGAGCGCGAGGAGCGGATCCGCCTGCGCATGGGGATGCTGCTGGAGATCACCCAGGCGGCGACCAGCTCCCTGGAGCTGGAGGAGATCCTCCGCATCGCGGTGGAGAAGGTGGGGCAGGTCACCGGGACGGATCGCTGCTCGGTGGTGCTGGTGGAGGGCAGCCACGCGCGCACGGCCGCGGTGGTGGCGACGCAGGAGGACCCCAGCCTCGTCCAACTGGACATCGAGGTGGCGCGCTACCCGGAGCTGCGCCGCGCGCTGGAGACGCGCCAGCCCGTCTTGATTGAAGAGGCGCAGCGCGATCCGCTGATGGCGGAGGTGCGCACGTCGCTGCTGCCGCAGGGCGTGAAGTCCATCCTGGTCCAGCCGCTCATCTGCCAGGACGACCTGCTGGGCGCGCTCTTCCTGCGCGTGTCCAAGGGCGAGGCGTCCATCGGGCGCGACGAGCAGGAGTTCGCGGAGGCGGTGGCGGGCGTGCTCGCCAACTCCATCCGCAACGCGCGCCTGCACACGGCGGTGAAGAAGAAGCGCGAGGACCTGGAGCTGGCGTACGTGGAGCGCTACCGCGAGCTCAACGACGCGAACCGCCGGCTGAAGGAGCTCAACCGCCTCAAGGATGAGATCATCGCGGTGTGCAGCCACGACCTGCGCGCGCCCCTCCAGGTGCTCCTGGGCCACGGCCGGCTCTTGCTGGAAGGGCCGCTGGAGGTCCAGCAGAAGCAGTCCGCGGAGGCGATGATCCGCCAGGGCCGGAAGATCCTCACCCTGGTCGAGTCCCTGCTGGAGAAGGGCAAGGGCGAGGCGGCGCGGCTGTCCATCGAGCCCCGCGTGCTGGACGTGGCGCAGCTGTGCCGCGACGCCGTGGCGGAGCTGGAGATCCTGGCCGCGGAGAAGGCCGTGGCGCTGCGCTCCGAGTGCCCCGACAGCCTGATGCTGATTGGCGACGAGGTGAAGCTGCACGAGGTGTTGCAGAACCTCATCAGCAACGCCATCCAGCACGCCAGCGAACCGGGCGAGGTGGTGGTGCGCACGCAGCGGCTGTCGCGGCCGGACGGCGACGCGGTGCGGGTGATGGTGAGCGACAACGGGGTGGGCATCCCCCCGGACGAGCTGCACCTGGTGTTCGACCGCTACCGGCACGGGCCCAAGGGCACGGGGCTGGGGCTGGCCATCTGCAAGGAGTTCGTGGAGCTGCACGGCGGTGAAATCTGGGCGGAGAGCCCGGCCGACGGCGGCTGCACCTTCGTCTTCACGCTGCCCCTGGCGCAGGAGGCCGCGCGCAACCCCCGGCCGCAGCCCGTGCCGGGCGCCGCGCCCGAGCAGCCGCGCGTGCTGGTGGTGGAGGACGAGCCGGAGATCGCCGCGGTCCTGTCGGAAGTGCTGCGCTCGAAGTACCGCGTGGAGGTGGCGCGCGACGGCGCGGAGGGCCTGGCGAAGGCGCGCGCGTCGCGTCCGGACCTGGTCGTGATGGACGTGTTCCTGCCCAAGCTGGACGGCCTGGACGCGGCCATGGCGCTCAAGTCCTCGTCGGACACGGCGCACATCCCCGTCATCCTCCTGTCCGCCCACCAGGGCGTGGCCGACAAGGTCCGCGCCCTCAACCTGGGCGCGGTGGACTACATGGCCAAGCCCTTCAACGCGGTGGAGCTGCTCAACCGCACCGAGCGCGCCCTCAAGCTGCGCCAGGGGGAGAAGGACCAGCAGGACAAGTCGTCCGCGCTCCAGAGGCGCACCGGCAGCGATCCCGCGACGGGGCTGCACGACCGCCGCGGCCTGCTCCTGAGGCTGGAGCAGGAGGTGGCCCGCAGCCGGCGCTACCACCGCGCGCTCACGCTGGCGGTGCTCCGCCCGGACCGGGAGCTGGACGTGATGCCCCCCAACATGGGGGACGTGATGCGCAAGCGGGTTCGCCACCCGGACGCCATCGCCCACCTGGGGCAGGGCGTCTTCGCGGTGGTGCTGCCCGAGTGCAACGCGGACGCCGCGCGCACGGTCATCAACCGCCTGATGCCGGACGTGGAGAAGGTGACCTCCATCGAATACCGGGCCGCCATGGCGGACGTCAGCCAGGACAGCGACCCGGTGGAGAAGCTGCTGGAGAAGCTGGGGGCGCCCCCTCCGGAGGTCCACTAG
- a CDS encoding FHA domain-containing protein, whose protein sequence is MSNAPPPARRRPTSGTPSSGTGQRAPVRRSTAGAAAARPAKLVVIAGPSEGEEFALSDAEYTVGRSTDNPICLQDTSVSRKHVTLRKESAGWMVSDMGSGNGTILNGEPISEETLLANGDVITLGDSELRYEDTANSTAKVQAPSGPRPRPSAAGGRGSGAVPARPAPRGEGRSRPQTSRASAAAELTPEVLRKRMRIKLAAVGVLVVLFAGLGVARSRMRHQQEEQGRIEAEQRQYREQLGGLFQEAKNLVREGQWAQAKAKLEELHSQAPDYPGVEDYLKAAEREIPNQGHLATAQTALGKGELANAKAAIDKVSSDTQLYEQVKTARKNLVDAADKRTKEAKQQLDMRQLEAVQRAKAITDDVLATFPDHRDGKLINDEAARVIADMTRPDPVRVAAAPKPWEPAVDRFRDGDVSGAVAILNACAAKAPQCKQLMGQVTEFGNLYKKLEDLDAKGLSRLLALDKDITDGRGSKMARNAGTRAATIYYKSAAGAKAAGQWSRAMEFARRALQADPAHTGAANIVNDLKAKAKDLYFQAYAIKDSSPEDALPKFRDVVAMTPPDDELHGKAQGWVEKLSR, encoded by the coding sequence ATGTCGAACGCCCCTCCTCCCGCCCGCCGAAGGCCTACGTCCGGTACGCCCTCCTCCGGGACCGGGCAGCGCGCCCCGGTCCGCCGGTCGACCGCCGGTGCCGCCGCGGCACGCCCCGCGAAGCTCGTGGTCATCGCCGGTCCCAGCGAGGGCGAGGAGTTCGCGCTCTCCGACGCCGAGTACACGGTCGGCCGGTCCACCGACAACCCCATCTGCCTCCAGGATACGTCCGTCTCCCGCAAGCACGTGACGCTGCGCAAGGAGTCCGCTGGCTGGATGGTCAGTGACATGGGGTCGGGCAACGGCACCATCCTCAACGGCGAGCCCATCAGCGAGGAGACGCTGCTGGCCAACGGCGACGTCATCACGCTGGGCGACTCCGAGCTGCGATACGAGGACACCGCCAACAGCACCGCCAAGGTGCAGGCCCCCTCCGGCCCGCGTCCCCGTCCGTCCGCGGCGGGTGGCCGCGGCTCCGGCGCGGTGCCTGCCCGTCCCGCTCCCCGAGGCGAGGGCCGTTCGCGCCCGCAGACCTCGCGCGCGTCCGCGGCCGCGGAGCTGACGCCGGAGGTCCTGCGCAAGCGGATGCGGATCAAGCTCGCCGCCGTGGGCGTGCTGGTGGTGCTCTTCGCAGGCCTGGGCGTCGCGCGCTCGCGCATGCGGCACCAGCAGGAGGAGCAGGGCCGCATCGAGGCCGAGCAGCGCCAGTACCGCGAGCAGCTGGGGGGCCTCTTCCAGGAGGCCAAGAACCTGGTGCGCGAGGGCCAGTGGGCGCAGGCCAAGGCGAAGCTGGAGGAGCTGCACTCACAGGCTCCGGACTACCCTGGCGTGGAGGACTACCTGAAGGCGGCGGAGCGGGAGATCCCCAACCAGGGGCACCTGGCCACCGCGCAGACGGCCCTGGGCAAGGGTGAGCTCGCCAACGCGAAGGCGGCCATCGACAAGGTGAGCAGCGACACCCAGCTCTATGAGCAGGTGAAGACGGCGCGCAAGAACCTGGTGGACGCCGCCGACAAGCGCACCAAGGAAGCCAAGCAGCAGCTGGACATGCGGCAGCTGGAGGCGGTGCAGCGGGCCAAGGCCATCACCGACGACGTGCTCGCGACGTTCCCGGACCACCGCGATGGCAAGCTGATCAACGACGAGGCCGCGCGCGTCATCGCGGACATGACCCGTCCGGATCCCGTCCGCGTGGCCGCCGCTCCCAAGCCGTGGGAGCCCGCGGTGGACCGCTTCCGCGACGGTGACGTCTCTGGCGCGGTGGCCATCCTCAATGCGTGCGCGGCCAAGGCACCCCAGTGCAAGCAGCTCATGGGGCAGGTGACGGAGTTCGGGAACCTCTACAAGAAGCTGGAGGACCTGGACGCCAAGGGCCTGAGCCGGCTGCTGGCGCTGGACAAGGACATCACCGACGGCCGCGGCAGCAAGATGGCGCGCAACGCGGGCACCCGCGCGGCGACCATCTATTACAAGAGCGCCGCGGGCGCGAAGGCCGCCGGCCAGTGGTCTCGCGCGATGGAGTTCGCACGCCGCGCGCTCCAGGCCGACCCGGCCCACACCGGCGCGGCCAACATCGTCAACGACCTCAAGGCCAAGGCGAAGGACCTGTACTTCCAGGCCTACGCCATCAAGGACTCCAGCCCGGAGGACGCGCTGCCCAAGTTCCGCGACGTCGTCGCGATGACGCCGCCCGACGACGAGCTGCACGGCAAGGCCCAGGGCTGGGTCGAGAAGCTGTCGCGATGA
- a CDS encoding polyprenyl synthetase family protein has protein sequence MAAFNLEPFMRSHQERVEALLRERADRLAPAGTPPALLESMRYSLLAGGKRLRPVLCLGFADAVAKASTVSAVVLDAACSLEYVHTYSLVHDDLPCLDNDDLRRGQPTNHKVYGEPLALLAGDGLLTEAFGLLASGPEPVRGALCGELARAAGAFGMVGGQVLDIAKDRAATLDYLLRLHRLKTGALIRAACRMGVVAAGGDAAALASAESYGDAVGLAFQIADDVLDVTSSAEAMGKPVGADAEAGRFTFPAVMGLEASRRMADELVARAQAAVLPLEGADGPLAALARYSVERKS, from the coding sequence ATGGCCGCTTTCAACCTGGAACCCTTCATGCGTTCGCACCAGGAACGGGTGGAAGCGCTGTTGCGCGAGCGCGCGGATCGGCTCGCCCCCGCGGGGACGCCGCCCGCCCTGCTGGAGTCCATGCGCTACTCGCTGCTGGCGGGGGGCAAGCGGCTGCGGCCCGTGCTGTGCCTGGGCTTCGCGGACGCGGTGGCGAAGGCCAGCACCGTCAGCGCGGTGGTCCTGGATGCCGCGTGCTCGCTGGAGTACGTGCACACGTATTCGCTGGTGCACGACGACCTGCCCTGCCTGGACAACGACGACCTGCGCCGGGGCCAGCCCACGAACCACAAGGTCTACGGCGAGCCGCTGGCCCTGCTGGCCGGGGATGGGCTGCTCACGGAGGCCTTCGGGCTCCTGGCGTCCGGACCGGAGCCGGTGCGTGGCGCGCTGTGCGGGGAGCTGGCGCGCGCGGCGGGCGCATTCGGGATGGTGGGCGGCCAGGTGCTGGACATCGCGAAGGACCGGGCCGCGACGCTGGACTACCTGCTGCGGCTGCACCGGCTGAAGACGGGCGCGCTCATCCGCGCGGCGTGCCGGATGGGCGTGGTGGCGGCCGGCGGCGACGCGGCGGCGCTGGCGAGCGCGGAGTCCTACGGCGACGCGGTGGGCCTGGCCTTCCAGATCGCCGACGACGTGCTGGACGTGACGTCGAGCGCGGAGGCGATGGGCAAGCCCGTGGGCGCGGACGCGGAAGCCGGGCGCTTCACCTTCCCGGCGGTGATGGGGCTGGAGGCGTCGCGGCGCATGGCGGATGAGCTGGTGGCCCGGGCCCAGGCCGCGGTCCTGCCCCTGGAGGGCGCGGACGGACCGCTGGCGGCGCTGGCGCGCTACTCGGTGGAGCGGAAGTCCTGA
- a CDS encoding TlyA family RNA methyltransferase: MKPKKERVDVLVVERGLAESRTKAQALILAGQVVVADQRVDKPGALVPVEAELRLKGEVLPYVSRGGLKLKAAMDRFGLDVAGRVGADIGASTGGFTDCLLQHGAVRVHAIDVGYGQLHEKLRTDPRVRSRERVNARYLTEEDLPEKVGVVVIDVSFISLTQVLPSVLTFLSPGGLLVALVKPQFEVGPERVGKGGVVRDPAARQDAIDTVTAFVREQGLAVRGVMDSPVPGPAGNVEALLVADRP; the protein is encoded by the coding sequence GTGAAGCCGAAGAAGGAGCGGGTGGATGTGCTGGTGGTGGAGCGCGGGCTGGCCGAGTCGCGCACCAAGGCCCAGGCGCTCATCCTCGCGGGCCAGGTGGTGGTGGCGGATCAGCGCGTGGACAAGCCCGGCGCGCTGGTGCCGGTGGAGGCGGAGCTGCGCCTCAAGGGCGAGGTGCTGCCGTACGTCTCGCGCGGAGGCCTCAAGCTCAAGGCGGCGATGGACCGCTTCGGCCTGGACGTGGCGGGCCGGGTGGGCGCGGACATCGGCGCCAGCACGGGGGGCTTCACGGACTGCCTGCTCCAGCACGGCGCGGTGCGGGTGCACGCCATCGACGTGGGCTACGGCCAGCTCCACGAGAAGCTCCGGACCGACCCGCGCGTGCGCTCGCGCGAGCGGGTCAACGCGCGCTACCTCACGGAGGAGGACCTGCCGGAGAAGGTGGGCGTGGTCGTCATCGACGTGAGCTTCATCTCGCTCACCCAGGTGCTGCCGTCGGTGCTGACGTTCCTGTCGCCGGGCGGCCTGCTGGTGGCGCTGGTGAAGCCCCAGTTCGAGGTGGGGCCGGAGCGGGTGGGCAAGGGCGGCGTGGTGCGCGACCCGGCGGCTCGGCAGGACGCCATCGATACGGTGACGGCGTTCGTGCGCGAGCAGGGGCTCGCCGTGCGCGGGGTGATGGACTCGCCCGTGCCCGGGCCCGCCGGCAACGTGGAAGCGCTCCTCGTCGCCGACAGGCCCTGA
- a CDS encoding 1-deoxy-D-xylulose-5-phosphate synthase has product MADVLSGVASPADVRALPEDALPGLCDALREAIITLCGRVGGHLGASLGAVELVVALHRVFHTPQDALFFDVGHQAYAHKLLTGRQERMHTLRQAGGIAPFLDPRESPHDALAAGHACTAISAALGLLSGRRQLGHSGHVVAVVGDGALTGGLSFEGLNNAGGSPLPLVVVVNDNQMSISANVGAIPALLRTRNARAFFESLGFTYLGPVDGHDLGALTRALREAKASSRPVVVHALTKKGRGFPPAEADEVTRGHAMGPYEWRDGKLVRSRGGRPTFSEAFAQVLGEALEKDPRVVAVTPAMLEGSALTGLKARFPDRVHDVGIAEQHAVTFCAGLAAAGAKPVCVIYSTFLQRAYDQVVHDVCLPGLPVVFAVDRAGLVGADGATHQGAYDVSFLRPLPGLTQWAPVVGEDLAPLLATALQAPGPSVLRFPRGTLPEAPPELSPGEAPVSGARWLKRPAASRLTLVTLGPLGLSALEAARSEPDWSVLDARQAWPLDEAALLEAAAGGHVVVAEEGTTRGGLGSALLELYAAAGVAPRVKLLGMPDVFLPHGDARVQRAQLGLDAAGLRHAGRVLLGEEAP; this is encoded by the coding sequence ATGGCGGACGTGCTGTCCGGAGTGGCCTCTCCCGCGGATGTGCGCGCGCTCCCCGAGGACGCGCTGCCCGGCCTGTGCGACGCCCTGCGCGAAGCCATCATCACCCTGTGTGGCCGCGTGGGCGGACACCTGGGCGCGTCGCTGGGCGCGGTGGAGCTGGTGGTGGCCCTGCACCGCGTCTTCCACACGCCCCAGGACGCGCTCTTCTTCGACGTGGGGCACCAGGCGTACGCGCACAAGCTGCTCACCGGCCGGCAGGAGCGCATGCACACGCTCCGGCAGGCGGGAGGCATCGCGCCGTTCCTGGACCCGCGCGAGAGCCCCCATGACGCGCTGGCCGCGGGCCATGCCTGCACGGCCATCTCCGCGGCGCTGGGCCTGCTCTCTGGCCGGCGGCAGCTGGGGCACTCGGGCCACGTGGTGGCGGTGGTGGGCGACGGCGCGCTCACCGGCGGTCTGAGCTTCGAGGGTCTCAACAACGCGGGTGGAAGTCCCCTGCCGCTGGTCGTCGTGGTCAACGACAACCAGATGTCCATCAGCGCGAACGTGGGCGCCATCCCCGCGCTGCTCCGCACGCGCAACGCCCGGGCCTTCTTCGAGTCGCTGGGCTTCACCTACCTGGGCCCGGTGGACGGGCACGACCTGGGCGCCCTCACGCGCGCGCTGCGCGAGGCGAAGGCCTCCTCGCGCCCGGTGGTGGTGCACGCGCTGACGAAGAAGGGCCGCGGCTTTCCTCCCGCGGAAGCGGACGAGGTGACGCGCGGCCACGCGATGGGGCCGTACGAGTGGCGCGACGGCAAGCTCGTGCGCTCTCGCGGAGGCCGGCCCACGTTCAGCGAGGCCTTCGCCCAGGTGCTGGGCGAGGCCCTGGAGAAGGATCCGCGCGTGGTGGCGGTGACGCCCGCGATGCTGGAGGGCAGCGCGCTCACCGGCCTCAAGGCGCGCTTCCCGGACCGCGTGCACGACGTCGGCATCGCGGAGCAGCACGCCGTCACCTTCTGCGCGGGGCTGGCCGCGGCGGGGGCGAAGCCGGTCTGTGTCATCTACTCCACGTTCCTCCAGCGCGCGTATGACCAGGTGGTCCACGACGTGTGCCTGCCGGGGTTGCCCGTCGTCTTCGCGGTGGATCGCGCGGGGCTCGTGGGCGCGGACGGCGCCACGCACCAGGGCGCCTACGACGTGTCCTTCCTCCGGCCGCTGCCGGGCCTCACGCAGTGGGCGCCAGTGGTGGGCGAGGACCTGGCGCCGCTGCTCGCCACGGCGCTCCAGGCTCCCGGGCCGTCGGTGCTGCGCTTCCCTCGGGGCACGTTGCCGGAGGCTCCCCCGGAGCTGTCGCCGGGCGAGGCCCCGGTGTCGGGGGCCCGCTGGCTGAAGCGCCCGGCCGCGTCCCGCCTGACGCTGGTGACGCTGGGCCCGCTGGGCCTGTCCGCGCTGGAGGCCGCGCGGAGCGAGCCGGACTGGAGCGTGCTCGACGCGCGCCAGGCGTGGCCCCTGGACGAGGCCGCGCTGCTGGAGGCCGCGGCGGGCGGGCACGTGGTGGTGGCGGAGGAGGGCACCACCCGGGGCGGGTTGGGCAGCGCGCTGCTGGAGCTGTACGCGGCGGCGGGCGTGGCCCCCCGGGTGAAGCTCCTGGGCATGCCGGACGTGTTCCTTCCGCACGGAGACGCGCGCGTGCAGCGGGCGCAGCTGGGACTGGACGCGGCGGGCCTGCGACACGCGGGCCGGGTGCTGCTGGGAGAGGAGGCCCCGTGA
- the xseB gene encoding exodeoxyribonuclease VII small subunit: MAVAKSDKNPKVEPAPEQYGDVVSRLEETVARLESGDLSLEESLKAFEEGIRLVRRGEKLLTEAEQRIEQLLVDEDGQEVVAPLAVAARPAPQAAPRTAAQARPPPEDDVPF, encoded by the coding sequence ATGGCCGTGGCGAAGTCGGACAAGAACCCCAAGGTGGAACCCGCTCCCGAGCAGTACGGGGACGTGGTGTCGCGCCTGGAAGAGACGGTGGCGCGGCTGGAGAGCGGCGACCTGTCGCTGGAAGAGTCGCTCAAGGCATTCGAGGAGGGCATCCGCCTCGTGCGCCGGGGCGAGAAGCTCCTGACGGAGGCCGAGCAGCGCATCGAACAGCTGCTCGTGGACGAGGACGGCCAGGAGGTCGTCGCGCCGCTGGCGGTGGCGGCACGGCCTGCTCCCCAGGCTGCTCCCCGGACGGCCGCGCAGGCCCGTCCGCCACCGGAGGACGATGTCCCGTTCTAG